The DNA sequence aaaaataattaatttaaaaaatattgagttaagtatttccatatatatatatatatatatatatatatatatgtattagttataaaaaattgaaatagatATTATAAAAAGCATTAACAAGACTAAAGAAATGGGTTAGTGCAGTGGTTGTCAACTTGGTCTTCAATTCAAAAGGTCCAAGTTCTACTCCTACTCCCCGCAATGTATTTGACGTTATCTGCATGCGGGTTGACCGTTGACTGGATCGGTTCGTATCGATTTTGACCGGTTCATTTCTTTAAACGGTCAATATATCAAACCGGACCGATCCGATTTTTACAACTATGTTGACCAGACCAATAGTTCGAATGCTAGGACCCCTCGGTTGTTGAAATTTCTTATGACAAGGTTGAAATTTCTTATGACGAGGAGGAGGATCGTGAAAAGTGTTCAAATGTGATTGTGATTTAGTTGATACTTAGAAGATGAGAATGTGGCTTATAGGAGGGTTTTTTTTGTGTTAGCCTAGCTTTTGTGTTTTAATCTCTCACTTTTGATTAGACTCActaagaggataggatgtaaatAGTTGACTAGGCTAATTTCGGGCGCCAGTTTAAAAATTTTCCATATGGATCAGGACTCGGAGTGTTAATTATGTATATAGTAGTAAGATGTGAAGGGTTATACGCTAACTTATAATATATATGACAATAcctttatatgtatgtatgatttataatatatgttatgtttatatataatggtgtatattttacttaattttttttatatgacttCTATATGTTTAATTAGTTGTTCTCGcaaatttgtttataaaaaaaatttcgaaaattcggTAGTACACTAATACGATTACAgacttaataataaataattaaaattttaggtgaacaaattaatataatatttaatttttaatataattatgacATACTGAAAATTGAGTGTTACACTCATCATCGCTTCATGGAATCTGGTCCTCCATTTTTGATTTGCAAGAGTTCTATCGAGCCTTTTTAACATTCTATCATAGCCTTCCCATTTAATTAGGTCATCGCCAAGTATTTCTCGGCCCTATGGATCCAAGGTCAATAAGCCCATAGCTATTATTCCAGTTTGTAAAGCGTTGCAAGCCCTTATATCAATATCAGCTCCTCCTTTCTTTTTCGATGAGTCCTTAGTTTCGTTGAAGTCTCCCGCTATGAGCCATTCTCCATCCATAGAATTTGCAATGTTCAACAACTTCGGCCAGATGATTTTTTTTCTCTGATAGTGAGGGTTGGCATAAATATATAGCTGTTAAATTCTCTCGTGCCAGTTTCTTTGATCTTGACATGAATGTATTGGTTGTGAGATTCTACCAAACTGATCCATATACGCCCAACAAAGCCTTGAGCGACTTCTACTAAAGAGTACTCGAAACCAAGTTGTTGTATAGTTCTTTTTGCTTTATCTCTGCTGCATTTTGTTTCTAGAAGAATCGCTATGTCTGGCTTGTATAGCCTTATCATCTCACTAAAGTTCTTCTAAAAGCACTGCAAGCTGCCCTCCTGACATTCCAAACAAAACTtatcattttaaaatatatagATAAAGAGAAAACGAAAATACATTAGGTGTTAATTCATGTGCATTTCAGTGTCCTCAAGGGCACTGGTCTTTGAAGTGGTGAATTCCACTCCCTCTATAAGGTTCTTGACTAAGTCTTTGTTTGCCTCCTCTATCTTCATAGGCATAACTTGCATTCCTGAGGTTCATTCATTGTGTTTGGGGTCTGGTGATCTTCCCGATATGTAGGCTTAACACATTCCTCCATCAGTGTGGGTGTTGCTTCAACTCCCTCCGTCCAGTTCTCTTCATGATGGGTCTTATAAGCTTCTCTATTATTTACTCTAACTTCCTCCTCTCTTCCCTCTATCCTTTGAATTTCTGCCCTGCTGCTGTACGAATTTGTTGCTCCACTTTTTAGCTGGCCTTGATTTTTGTGGCATTGGGGTTCTCCTTGTTGACTGTTGCTTTTGGTTGCTTGTGTGTCACTCCTTTGTAATTCTTGTGTCGTTGTTCTAGTTCTTGTTCTCTCCTGTTGTCTATTGCTTTCATTTCGTCGCTGTTAGTGTTTTGTTGTGGTTCCTCTATTGTGAGCGCTCCATATCTGGAGTTTGTTACAATATGGTCTTTCTTCTCTCTGGCTTTACATGTCTCTgatatattttttgagttatcCTCCTTTGGCCATCTTTTACCCCTTTTGGATCTTTGTACCATCATTCATTCCCCATATTTCTTCTACCCTTCAGCTTCCACTTTTTTTTCCTTATCTGTTTCATCCCTGTGTCCCTTCACATTATTTTGAAATTGCATATTTACACCTTCACCTTCCCTATTCGGATTTTCTTATCCTCCATAAATTTGCTGATTTTGTGTCTCTCCTTTATTGGCTTGGTCTCTCTTATAAGGGCAGTTTTTTTTATCATGGACAATTTTTCCACAATGAAAACAGATTTGGTGAATTCCTTCATATTCCACTTTGTACTCCCTTCCATTAATGAGATACCTTCCCATGAGTGGTTTTGTGATGTCCACTTCCACGCAGAGTCTTGCAAACTTGCCCCTACAAAGCCCAGTTGTGTTGTCGTCTACCTTCGCCGTTCTCTCTCTTCATGGCTGCATAGCCTACTCTTCTTCCGAACAGCTTTACTATCATAGAGTTCCACCATGGTTTCCATAGTTTCCTTTCTGTTGCATCATTGAAGATGATATTAAAGAGACCGTCTTCTAGTTTTTCAACCTTGATATCTTGTTCTGTGTCCTCTCCAAAATCTTCTGCTTCTTCAGACTCTTCTGTCTCAAAACCATCTTCTTCCATATCATGCTTATCTTCTATAAGAATCTCAGGCGGTCCGTTCTTGACTGTCTGAGCAAAAGATCTACTTTTTCCTTGTCAGTTAACAAATATGAGTTCTTCTTCTCTTATCCAACCTTCCTCCCTTCCTCTTTttctgactttctttttacttCTTTGCAGCTGGCCAGTCTCCTCTTTCcatgagaaaatattttttttattaccttACATTTTTGTCATAATAAAAGAATAGATTGGGCCGTTACAATATAATGCTGGTTCTTTTTTAACAAACGGAGTATAAAGTTGATAGAGCCCAGCATTCTTAAAGTAAGTGGGCTTCTACCATGTTACATTCTTAATTTCTTATTGTTAAAATGTTAACCAATCAAGCACGTCACAGTTCACATACTCAGATTCATTTGCAATAGGAATATGAAATTAAAGCATCTttgttataaataaaattaacaatccCACTGTGTATCCAATCTAACAACCACAAAAATTCAAGGTTCATAATTTAAAggtcatgaaaatgcatcaagcaAGTTAACAGCCAACAGTTTCTTACAAGAAAAAGCAACATCATTTAATTTATTCAACTAAAAAGATGCATCATCAGTTTAAACTGCTCAATCTTTCTTTGTTGATAGCCAAGTGAGTAAAGTTATGGGTGTTAAGTCAGCTCTACCTATCACAGTATCACTCCTCCAAAACCTTAGTTAGAgaaccccaaaataaataaattaataaacaaatattgAAAGAAAGCGGatacaatatatatattatttgggtGATGTAAAAGATCACTAAGTAATAGGAATATAATATGCGAGATGGTTTTATTattgtcaaatttatttttttattgaataaaaaaattgttgaatacaaaataattaaatcaacgaatttttaaaaataaggtaattgataataaaaatacttttaatcaatatgaattattttattttatttatttaaaaataaaccgATAAAAATGGTACTACATATACATGTGTACATGTATGTGATATTCGGAAATCGGAATACATATTCTGAATATTTCCTCTTAGTACCCCGTCCAAAAATTAAACATACTTCATCAAAATATCCACCTAACTAACTTATCTACGAATCTACTGAGCAATCAAGTACAAAGCTGACATTGTTTTGAGGTTACACCACGATGTTCGCAACTCCAAGACCCCACGGAAAGATGGTGCGTTCATGTACAAAGTACAAACGcagtaatatttatttattaaaaagaaaagtataagataccaacatattatctgttAATTTATTGCTAACAATGAttagttattatattttaaacacatatataaagagatacattcaaaaatatatctataaagacacttctattaaaacacagctataaaaaagacatttttattagacacatccacaaaaacacttctattaaacacaattataaataaaagttggCAGATATTGACAGAAATGATATTAGTAACATAGCAGGATTGTTATTAAAATGCATATAGAAACTCAGTTTTCTatagtaaattttaattaatttctttattcaccttttttatttattaagatttatattttttagtatgtaatttttatttacagcAATAATAATGCAGAGATCATTATGTATGCGAGTCTCTAATTTAGTCATTGACATTTTAATTAtctctatttaatttttaaattttgtgaatgtgATTCCTGTTAATCTTTAGGATAACTTTTGATGTACAAACATTAATAGAATACCGAATCGTATGTCACGTTAAATTCTGTAAAATTATGTCATTTTTGTTTTGAcactcaaataataaaaaaaattataagtgatatttattgaaattttttctcACAAAACAAGTGATTCGATGTCCTTTTTTAGTTATTTGAGCGTCAAAATTAAAATGGCATTGTTTTACAAGTTCTAGtgtgattttatttttcaccTTACAGTTTCATTAACTTTTTGTgctaaaaattatctaaaaactAATGTGAGTGACATTTACAAAGTTTAGAGATTAAAAAGAGAcaattagaattttaaagattaaattaatatTGACTAATAAATTTAGGAGGCAAATTGAGTATTAACTCAATAATGTACTAGTGAGTTGTGTGGTagccaataaaaaaatatatcctcttaatttttttaagataataaaatcccaattatttttatataaaattaataattaaaaataattaattaatttaatatatttaactaaattattttgttattgttttacaaataatgaaagaaaaatattaagagAATTCAATCAATTCATTATGCCATCGAACATAACATGAAAAGTAAAGACAAGTGCATGTTAGCTAACCCGGTGATACAGGGTTTGCTTTTGCTTTCCCTTGAATAATTGAAGTAAACTCACTAACCCTGCCTTCACTTGATTGATTCATTATATTGATCTCTTGTTACAAGCAAAGGGGAGTCGAGGGGAGAAGAATAATAATGGTGTCAgggaaagggagaggggagaggaTTCTGGTGACGGGAGGGGCAGGCTTCATCGGATCCCACACGGTGGTAGAGCTTCTGAGGCAAGGCTACAAGGTGTGGGTCATGGACAATCTCCAAAACTCGTGCGTGGAAGCCCTCCATAGAGTTTGCCATTTGGTTGGTCCACGCCTCTCTCCCAACCTCCAATTCCACCACGGCGATCTCTGCAACCCCGCTGACTTGGACCGCCTCTTCAATGCCTCCTCCTCATTTGACGCCGTCATCCACTTTGCCGGTCTCAAAGGCGTTGGAGACAGTGTTGTCAATCCCCTCCACTACTACCACAACAACATTGTTGGCACCGTCAACCTCTTCCAAGCCATGGCTAAATTCAATTGTAAAAAGGTAGGTAGATTTAATAAATCAgttattatgtatttgtgtattaATAGACATAGTGGATCGGACAGATGGTATTTTCATCGTCGGCGACGGTGTACGGACAACCAGAGGAAGTGCCGTGTGCGGAGGAGTCGAAGCTGCATGCGATGAATCCTTACGGGAGAAGCAAGTTGTTTGCGGAGGAGATGGGGAGGGATATAGAGAAGGCAGGGGGAGAGGGAGAGTGGAGGATGATATTTCTGAGATACTTTAACCCAGTTGGGGCCCACGAGAGTGGCAAGTTAGGGGAGGATCCGAGGGGAATCCCTAACAACCTCATGCCTTACATCCAACAAGTTGCCGTTGGAAGGCTCCCTCACCTCAACGTGTACGGTCATGATTATCCCACCAACGATGGCACCGCGGTTCGGGACTATATCCATGTCATGGACTTAGCACATGGTCATGTTGCTGCCCTACGAAAGCTTTTTGCAAATGACACCATCGGTCCGCTCTCTCTccaatttaattagttttacatatattttttaaataacaaatttgGAAATTATTCACTGCTCAGGCTGTACTGCCTACAACTTGGGAACGGGTCGTGGGACATCTGTGCTTGAAATGGTTGCAGCGTTTGAAAAAGCTTCCGGCAAGGTCGTCATTATTTAAGTTTTCCATCTTCCTCACATGTATTTCATCATCACCATCTCTGAATTTTGGGAATGTTTTTCAGAAGATTCCAATTAAAATGTGTCCTAGGAGGCCAGGGGATGCTACCGCTGTTTATGCATCCACAGAGAAGGCTGAGAAAGAACTTGGTTGGAAGTAAGCAATTCTCAATTTCTCATTCGTTCACTCAATCCTTCTTTAATTTGCATTGCGAGTACATGAATGAGTGTTGCTGTCTTTTGTGACAGGGCAAAATACGGTATAGAGGAGATGTGCAGGGATCAATGGAACTGGGTCAGTAACAATCCATGGGGTTACCAAGGCAACCATTAAGATTTTGTCTTTCACTTCTCACTTGATTGATTCAttcttttatttatgccatgCTAGCTGAAATCCTTGCTTAAGAATGTTGCTCTTTCAGTTAGTTACATATGCTGTTTATGATTATGCAATTCAGCTTAATGAAAGACGTACTATTGAGCCCCTAAACCAGATAATTATTGATGCTTAGCCCGAGTTGTCAAACGTGTAAATGGCTAaatgcttttatatatatatgccaaTTCTATGGTGTATATAAGTTGTTGTCTAAATTTTGGCTAATTTATTTTCTATAGTAaactttgatattttaaaaattatttatttttatatattttaaattaaatattaatttttaactttttttactaAATAAACACCACATTTTAATCAccatatatattactatttttacTTTACACACAAATTTGGCGCCTAAacatttttttgtggtataaaaCTAGAGTTGGAAGCGAGTCGAGTTAGACCAAATTCAAGCTCGACTCACAAAAATTGAGTTTGGCTCACGGCTCAACTTATTAACAATCGAACTTATTTCTTAAGTTCAAGTTTGGCTCACCAAAAGCTCACAAGTCAACTCGAGCTCACGATATGGCTTAAATAACGAAAACATAACCTACAgttctatattaataaattataacttatttgtattaaaaaatattaatttatatattgtgtttctattaattatgaattttttatttatgtcctatatcAAGAtcatataaaagataattataaaattttaaataagaacattaatatatgtatacatataatattaaaagtaaaaactaaatatatataggatatgtgtattaattattttatatatatatataattgagtcAGCTCACGAGATAATGAGATGAGTATAATGAGATGAGTTTATCCAAATTCAAACtcaactaatttaatttatgagttcAATTTCAGGCTCAAACTCAACTCATCAGCTTATCGAGTTATTAACAAGTTGAGCCCGAATTGGCTCATAAAGTGGCTTGACTCACTTTTAACTTGTATAAAACTGTGTGAAATCTTAAAAATGGAGCTTTTCGTTTTACGAAAATATGAGCCGaattcaaaattaacaaaatgtcatggacaaattgtaattttttaatttttggaaagATGATTTGCTCGacgaattgtatttttttttaaattaaaaagcaattcatactttttattttttttaaatttctaaagAAAACATTTGCCGGGATGAATTGTGAAAATACGAGATATATTGTGAAAAACAAATATATTTTCGATGAATTGTTAGTACATCATAATTCAGTGAATCACGAAATTGCaccattttttttcaattcatcttttgTACCACATATGCAAATTAATTAGTAAATTTTGGCTTCACATTTATTTAAgataaaagacatttttatttatttatttaatgcacAATCTGATCTCAAATTTTGTATAACCCAATGGTGATGATGAAAGCCGAAAGGTAGTGTAacgtttttttatttcatttatttggtTTTTTACTAAAGAAGTCTAATAATTTATGATGTACGGACACAGGATACGTTGACacgtgaattttaaaattttatacgaTACgaaaatatacatacatataaaatataaagtattttttagataaatcataataatattttgatattttattaatattaaaatataaattaaaatttttaattatttttaatgtcttattttaattatatcaagtatttaaaatattttttattttaataaataataatatatactatatctaaatttattttaaaaatgtatgttaagaataagattggacacgctgacacgtgatggtatttagatgTGTCTAAACGTAttcgaataaaatttttttattttttattaaaacacaatTGAATACAGACACGCGTATCGAACGAATGTCAATAATATCGTATCCAAAGTGTATTCGATACGTATACACGACAATTCAACAAAGTATTTGCACTTAGTACCCAATCACCCTTTTcaaattccaacaatatataaattCAAGTGCGAAGGTTTGATTTTTACGatgaatttaaaagatatgaaagataagaagagtAAAACAATATTAATGttatataaaagataaatttagtttttctctttatttattttttaaaaaaattaataatttttatataagtagtatttttttaattaattaatgataataattcttaataagttaaataagacttgaataaattttttatttttttataaaatatgcgtGCTTTGGATCAAAATAGAAAAGAACGagtattttataataattgaaataataaatttatatatcgtcaaagttattaatattaatttattataaaaaatgtataatcaaaatttaaaacttaaaaaattctataaaaattttgtatttaaaccacatgtgaaaaataaaaaacaaataaataaatttaaaaatattaagagttttaaatttataaaataaaaaaatataattgatctAGGATAGAGTGGCACATCCATTTTGTCAAATAAACAACGTAAAAATTTGTTACAATATAAATGACTaccaattttttctttaattatgttTACTTGGATGgtacaaaattttaatataaacggtaccatcttttcaaaatttgaaaaagaagattttgtACGAGTATAAATAGAGGTAGTGTTTGAGACATATGACACACATCAATAATAAGAAAATCACTTCTctccttttcatatattatttctcGCTTTCGCTTTCTCTCTTTTACAAATAAGTCACTATATATATTAGTAGATATTATAAATCatctctattatattgagataattatattggtgaatattaatattaaagttatttatttgtgcttctttatatttattttttttttatttatttattttataataaaattcttAACGCTCCTCTACTTTTTGTATTGTTTGATGGGATGGCGAACTAATCCgccatgatttaaaaaaaaagattaaaacttAAGAAGAGGGCAAATGTATGAGAACAACATTGTCTGATGCAAAAAAACAACGAATAGGGTGGTAGATAGGGGAGGTGAGAGGCAGAGTCTGAGAGGTAATGGAGCAGCTACATGCTTCTGAGATAGAACAGTAGCGACATAGATTGAGAGGCAAAGTCAAGAGATAACTTCgaggaagaataataaaaataacgtAGGATGTAAAGTTGAGGTAAAGGAGTTGAGTGACATTattagaagacaaaaaaaaagtaacagATGCAACGCGACtagcaatgcaacaactaatttagaGGGATGACTGGATCGAAGGGTGGGAAAGTATAGAAGACGACTAGAGAGGAAGAGTGAAAGACTAAGATTAGAAAGTGTGGGTGGCTGGGTGTGTAGCAACTCTTTGAGAAGAGAAGCCCGTGAATGTTTTTATGGTTAAATTAAGTTACTTTTGGATTTGATCTTTTTTGGGTTtataataaagaaagaaaaagtaagaaTCTAGTCCTACCAATGCCCACAAGCCAAGCAATGTGGGTTTTAAGCTAGTCCTTTTGTGGTTGAAAGCTTGGTGTAAAGTGGCATTTTTATATGCATTCCAAATAACTACATTCGAATTCAAATCTCACTTATGAAAAAATGAATCTATAGAGTGTATGGGTGGACAAATCGTTTTATGGCATATGACACCACTATTTATATCGACATATTTTGTATCACTAACTGACATGTTATCATCCCATTACATGCCAGTATGTtatgttaatatattattaacaGAAAATATTTGTTGGACTAAAGTAAATTACGAAGTGaaaatatgatatttaaattaagacaattaaaaatttaagataaatttaaaactcgagtgaaaattcataaattattttaagaTGTAGCTCAAAACACTTTGTATCTATCTATGTATCTTTTATGTTTATAACTTTTACTTTTGTTTATGTCAAACAGTATATATAGTCATTGTAACACTTTATCACATAGAgtcttacgcttaagtcgtaatgtagaggtggcgaggtattacgacctctaaaagtaaaacaCGTACATAAATATAGTTAAAAGAATTCATATctaggaattttgaaaaataagctAAACAAAAGCGAAAACAGGAAATCATATCACACTCGCAAAGTTATGCGTAAGCTAGATAAAcgagataaaaaaaaagataacacatatatatagatTGGAATTCCAAAGATACAGATATCAAACTCCAAACTCGACTTGCGAAACTAATGCCGGCTagagtatatatacatatatatacaaatcCAAATTTTTTTCCAAAACTTAAATAAAAACCTGTTTTTTCGAAAGTAACCTCTAAAAGGGATAAAATACAAGTTATATATAGAGGAGAAcgaaagtacatatatatacaatataATCACAAAAGTAAAGGCTCAGAAGATAGTTTTTTGCTTGCATGGAGGGTCTCTAGATGCTCAACGAGGTGCTTCtaaacctgcatctgaaaaacaacaatatatgtatagaatgagaaccaggagttctcaacatggtaaaaaTGCCcgcatagataatatataatgtctc is a window from the Arachis hypogaea cultivar Tifrunner chromosome 1, arahy.Tifrunner.gnm2.J5K5, whole genome shotgun sequence genome containing:
- the LOC112706798 gene encoding UDP-glucose 4-epimerase GEPI42; its protein translation is MVSGKGRGERILVTGGAGFIGSHTVVELLRQGYKVWVMDNLQNSCVEALHRVCHLVGPRLSPNLQFHHGDLCNPADLDRLFNASSSFDAVIHFAGLKGVGDSVVNPLHYYHNNIVGTVNLFQAMAKFNCKKMVFSSSATVYGQPEEVPCAEESKLHAMNPYGRSKLFAEEMGRDIEKAGGEGEWRMIFLRYFNPVGAHESGKLGEDPRGIPNNLMPYIQQVAVGRLPHLNVYGHDYPTNDGTAVRDYIHVMDLAHGHVAALRKLFANDTIGCTAYNLGTGRGTSVLEMVAAFEKASGKKIPIKMCPRRPGDATAVYASTEKAEKELGWKAKYGIEEMCRDQWNWVSNNPWGYQGNH